The Marinobacter qingdaonensis genome includes a region encoding these proteins:
- a CDS encoding phage tail tape measure protein: MAAKSTVEIVFGAIDRTGGTISRLGGQLEDMRGAADSVVSPLANVTDSILKLDAALAAISLAAAAFATKEAVALEASLIDLQKVLGDGQSASDYTDELVALSNEFGVASDVATQSAADFVQSGFTIEEALGLVSDQLIAMNAAELDAAQATSIIIRSLKGFGAEASDAGRLIDILNGVSNKYGVTVAELGEGFAKIAPLANTLGLSFEDVTKYLTPMIEATQSGSESANALKTVLSKLIKPTKDQADLLERELGIQLEVNGQRKSAARILEEVIAKSDRMTEAQKQSTAAILGGAEQASRLAILLNTSSVQADVYSVAMGSAGSAAAEFAVKTESAQFAINRLQTAFKNTGSTIGMEYIEQTKGIADATTGLLQSIQETSQGENADKLFSVLRSALEDLEADITAMAENLPEAFENVDLSGLLDAFGVAGDAIDEIFSIDVTDPAALSEAIQFVVDSLESLTRVSTEIFKELDKMFDLIIAGVDAFNQSGDGAKEMAGQILGMAKTAKIALGAMEGLTGAIDGLGTGLSLLAGASVLKTLGGLTAFNKITPIIAGTTAAVARLATSFTPLGLAVNVAAGAVALATTDFDDLWYSIQKLIGIETEQEKQHKKTMSAIDEMGESIAKLRKQYESGAIDSATYNKGVSEVSGVTRDWASNIKTAVSESEKLRDSSKKTGDAAGKQALEIEKTTKASESAAQAGEMLANSGVSVGTAFEEASEKLGVARNEIEELAFNDRLRLIEVAFDIQSEQARQKLDVMKAELGSVSDFFDSTGETIVQMFDQIGRRDGYDRERLGFLEEEQDRRGKIFRQQQDSLALAKRDLETQGLLTGSVQDLTGLLDLAAQNYGAKVGGSINSAFGATKNLVSETGNLVSRNLEATDSVDGLKLKLDEISAGVFKTAVDLDISRAKTALSSLENAGETALGTISSTGSLITKLVDKISDKSTGYFDRNKFSEILDQEVQMRQESIDTAKRVAEAQVSQAESMTRLNNARAEAFSDGRAQIEIKADGLAPELSLVLEKIVEMSHIEALAGGREYLLGEI; encoded by the coding sequence ATGGCAGCAAAAAGCACAGTAGAGATCGTTTTCGGAGCGATTGATAGAACCGGCGGCACGATCTCCCGGCTCGGAGGTCAGCTCGAGGACATGAGGGGCGCGGCCGATTCGGTTGTCTCTCCCCTTGCCAACGTCACTGACTCCATCCTCAAGCTGGATGCTGCCCTGGCTGCCATAAGCCTTGCTGCGGCGGCGTTTGCGACGAAAGAAGCGGTTGCTCTTGAAGCCTCTCTAATCGACTTGCAGAAAGTCCTGGGTGACGGCCAAAGCGCGTCTGACTACACCGACGAGCTGGTGGCCCTGTCCAATGAATTCGGCGTGGCCTCTGACGTAGCCACCCAGTCAGCGGCGGATTTCGTCCAGTCTGGCTTCACCATCGAAGAAGCCCTGGGGCTCGTGTCCGACCAGCTGATCGCGATGAACGCGGCGGAGCTGGATGCAGCCCAGGCCACCTCTATCATCATTCGATCCCTCAAGGGCTTTGGTGCCGAGGCGTCCGACGCCGGCCGTCTGATCGACATCCTGAACGGTGTCTCCAACAAGTACGGTGTGACCGTTGCCGAGCTGGGTGAAGGCTTCGCCAAGATCGCCCCTCTCGCTAACACGCTGGGCCTCTCGTTCGAGGACGTCACCAAGTACCTCACGCCGATGATCGAGGCGACACAGAGCGGCTCAGAGTCTGCGAACGCGCTCAAGACCGTGCTGTCGAAGCTGATCAAGCCGACCAAGGATCAGGCCGACCTGCTGGAGCGGGAGCTCGGCATCCAGCTGGAAGTGAACGGTCAGCGCAAGTCAGCGGCCCGGATCCTGGAAGAAGTCATCGCCAAGTCCGACCGCATGACGGAGGCTCAAAAGCAAAGCACAGCGGCGATCCTGGGTGGTGCTGAGCAGGCTTCCCGTCTCGCTATCTTGCTCAATACCTCCAGCGTACAGGCGGACGTCTACTCCGTCGCCATGGGCTCAGCTGGCTCCGCTGCTGCCGAATTCGCGGTCAAGACGGAGTCCGCGCAGTTCGCGATTAACCGACTCCAGACCGCTTTCAAGAACACCGGCAGCACGATCGGCATGGAGTACATCGAGCAGACCAAGGGCATTGCTGACGCTACCACCGGCCTTTTGCAGTCAATCCAAGAGACGTCGCAGGGAGAGAATGCCGACAAGCTCTTCAGCGTGCTGCGCTCAGCTCTGGAAGACCTGGAGGCCGACATCACGGCCATGGCGGAGAACCTGCCGGAGGCGTTTGAGAATGTGGATCTTTCGGGCCTTCTGGATGCCTTCGGGGTTGCCGGGGATGCGATTGATGAGATCTTCTCGATCGATGTGACGGATCCTGCGGCTCTCTCTGAAGCGATTCAGTTTGTGGTGGATTCGCTGGAGTCCCTGACCCGGGTCAGCACAGAGATCTTCAAAGAACTCGACAAGATGTTCGACCTGATCATCGCCGGAGTAGATGCGTTCAACCAATCTGGCGACGGCGCCAAGGAGATGGCCGGTCAGATCCTGGGCATGGCGAAGACCGCCAAGATAGCCCTGGGCGCGATGGAAGGGCTTACCGGAGCCATTGATGGCCTGGGTACCGGGCTGTCCCTGCTTGCCGGTGCGTCGGTTCTGAAGACCCTCGGCGGCCTTACTGCGTTCAACAAGATCACCCCCATCATTGCCGGCACCACGGCTGCGGTGGCCCGCCTGGCAACAAGCTTTACCCCGCTCGGTCTTGCCGTGAATGTTGCCGCCGGCGCAGTTGCTCTCGCTACGACTGACTTCGACGACCTTTGGTATTCGATTCAGAAGCTGATCGGTATCGAAACGGAGCAGGAAAAGCAGCACAAGAAGACCATGTCGGCGATTGATGAGATGGGTGAATCGATCGCTAAGTTGCGCAAGCAGTATGAGAGCGGCGCGATTGACTCTGCGACATACAACAAGGGCGTCAGCGAAGTGTCCGGAGTGACCCGGGACTGGGCCTCGAACATCAAGACCGCAGTCAGTGAGAGCGAGAAGCTCCGGGACTCATCGAAGAAAACCGGCGATGCCGCAGGAAAGCAGGCGCTTGAGATCGAGAAGACCACGAAAGCGTCTGAGAGTGCTGCTCAAGCCGGCGAGATGCTTGCAAACTCCGGCGTCAGCGTCGGCACGGCTTTCGAAGAGGCTTCGGAAAAGTTGGGCGTTGCTCGCAACGAAATTGAAGAGCTGGCTTTCAATGATCGGCTGCGTCTGATCGAAGTCGCATTCGACATTCAGTCTGAGCAAGCCCGGCAAAAGCTGGATGTGATGAAAGCAGAGCTCGGCTCTGTCAGCGATTTCTTCGACAGCACCGGCGAAACCATTGTTCAGATGTTCGATCAGATCGGCCGGCGCGATGGTTACGATCGAGAGCGCCTGGGCTTTCTCGAAGAGGAGCAAGATCGTCGAGGCAAGATTTTCCGTCAGCAGCAAGACTCCTTGGCACTGGCTAAGAGAGACCTGGAAACTCAGGGGCTTCTGACCGGCTCCGTGCAGGACTTGACCGGACTGCTCGATCTCGCCGCCCAAAATTACGGAGCGAAAGTCGGTGGGTCGATCAATTCCGCGTTCGGCGCCACGAAAAACCTGGTCAGCGAAACCGGCAATCTTGTCAGCCGGAACCTCGAAGCCACGGACTCAGTCGACGGATTGAAGCTGAAGCTAGATGAGATCTCAGCCGGGGTCTTCAAAACCGCTGTGGATCTCGACATCTCAAGAGCGAAAACCGCGCTGAGCTCGCTGGAGAACGCAGGCGAAACGGCGCTCGGCACGATCAGCAGCACCGGCAGTCTGATCACCAAGCTCGTCGACAAAATCAGCGACAAGAGCACCGGCTATTTCGATCGCAACAAGTTCTCCGAAATCCTCGACCAGGAAGTGCAAATGCGGCAAGAGTCGATCGATACTGCGAAGCGCGTTGCTGAAGCTCAAGTTTCGCAAGCGGAGTCAATGACTCGACTGAACAATGCCCGTGCCGAAGCTTTCTCAGATGGCCGTGCGCAGATTGAGATCAAAGCAGATGGCTTGGCACCTGAGCTCAGTCTTGTGCTTGAGAAGATCGTCGAGATGTCCCACATCGAAGCCCTGGCCGGCGGCCGTGAGTACCTTCTCGGCGAGATTTAA